In Clostridia bacterium, one DNA window encodes the following:
- a CDS encoding 4Fe-4S binding protein: protein MATTSQTPVITIKDEWCKRCGICIAFCPKQVLEAEKDGKPKAVRPEACTRCEMCELRCPDYAIEVLAPENQAPGLAVAAAGG from the coding sequence ATGGCAACTACAAGTCAAACACCGGTTATTACCATTAAGGATGAGTGGTGCAAGCGGTGCGGCATCTGCATAGCCTTTTGCCCCAAGCAGGTGCTGGAAGCAGAAAAGGATGGCAAGCCTAAAGCAGTGCGCCCGGAAGCGTGCACCCGTTGCGAGATGTGTGAGCTCAGGTGCCCGGACTACGCCATTGAGGTCCTTGCGCCTGAAAATCAAGCGCCTGGCTTAGCGGTGGCTGCGGCTGGCGGCTAA
- a CDS encoding GntR family transcriptional regulator, translating to MQIRLNRGNGTPLNVQLKQQIVAMIESGAWPVGYQLPPERELARLLGISRNTVIQAYNRLEQEGILTSRQGRGTFVASVPGAQDGQREDPIYHIIEAAMQKAAEMGYTLGEFVELVRKVVQEREEILHKVKVAFVECNREQLDYFSRELELGSGVGIVPVLLDDLRRDPQRVSGVVANADVVVTTFFHQDEVKSLLANTGVDVLGIALDPQLETMVRIARLPDNKRIGLVCLSEAFADRVRKSIAKAGINELDLVHTISRDPKELAEFLSQVHAVIVSPGRKKEVEGLISKGKQIIEFIYEADAGSVNLLKNVIWERLEAVKRQAQARGIRPNGEQRY from the coding sequence ATGCAAATTAGATTGAACCGGGGCAATGGGACCCCCTTAAACGTTCAGCTCAAGCAGCAGATTGTGGCCATGATCGAGAGCGGAGCTTGGCCAGTGGGCTACCAGTTGCCCCCGGAGCGAGAGCTAGCCCGATTGCTCGGAATTAGCCGCAATACCGTCATTCAGGCTTACAACCGCCTGGAGCAGGAAGGGATCTTAACATCTCGGCAGGGCCGCGGCACCTTTGTAGCTAGCGTGCCTGGGGCCCAAGATGGCCAGCGCGAGGACCCGATTTATCACATCATCGAGGCGGCCATGCAGAAGGCGGCAGAAATGGGCTACACGCTGGGCGAGTTTGTAGAACTGGTTCGTAAGGTAGTGCAGGAACGGGAAGAAATACTACATAAAGTCAAGGTAGCCTTTGTAGAGTGCAACCGCGAGCAGTTGGATTACTTCTCCCGCGAGCTGGAGCTCGGGTCAGGGGTGGGCATAGTTCCAGTATTGCTCGATGATCTGCGTCGCGATCCGCAGCGGGTTAGCGGGGTTGTGGCCAACGCCGATGTGGTAGTAACCACTTTCTTCCATCAAGATGAAGTAAAGTCGCTCCTGGCTAACACTGGAGTTGATGTGCTCGGGATAGCCCTTGACCCCCAGCTGGAAACCATGGTACGGATTGCCCGTCTCCCTGATAACAAACGGATTGGGCTAGTTTGCCTTTCCGAGGCTTTTGCCGACCGGGTACGCAAGTCAATTGCCAAGGCGGGGATAAACGAGCTCGACCTAGTGCATACCATTTCCCGTGACCCTAAGGAGCTGGCTGAGTTTTTAAGCCAGGTCCATGCAGTGATAGTCTCGCCGGGTCGGAAGAAGGAAGTTGAGGGTCTGATCAGTAAAGGCAAGCAGATCATTGAATTCATTTATGAAGCCGATGCTGGCTCCGTTAACCTGCTTAAGAACGTCATTTGGGAGCGGCTGGAGGCGGTAAAGCGGCAAGCCCAAGCCAGAGGAATAAGGCCGAACGGCGAGCAGAGGTATTAG